Part of the Pseudodesulfovibrio mercurii genome is shown below.
CTTCTGCGACACCCACCGCCCGGCCGCCGAGGCCTTCACCGCCAACGGCCCCCTGTACCAAGCCGACTACCTGGCCCGCCTGGACGAAATCCGGGCGCATGCCCTGAGCTGACCGGGATCGCCGGGTCACCGCCCTTGTCGCCAAGGAGCGGAAGGCCATGCCTAACTTAATTATTTTACAGAGTATTCTTTCAGAATCCAGATGGAAGATGCGATCCAGAACAGACCCATCAGTACAAAAAGAATGCGCAATGCAACGGAATCAATAACGGGGGAGATAAACAAAGACAGCATGAAAAGTCCGGCAAAGGCTAGGTATCCACTAGTGATAAACCGAAAAAAACGGACTTTTTTCCAAGTAAAATAGCTTGCCGTGGAGAAAACAACAACGCTTGCAGCTGAGGCTGCAAATAATACAAGGTGTTCATGGAATTGTGTTAACTTTAAAATCTGAGTAATGACATATGACAAAATGATGATAATGTATAATAGTGATCTCATAGCTACTCCATACAATTTGACGTGGGGACAAATATTGTCCCCACGCTCTCAGTGCAGGCTATTTCCCAATCTTATTTTTAGCTTTGTTGTGGTGATAGTCTATGGTGTCTTTATCAGTACTGAACCTATAAGTACTCATGATGCCATCCCAAAGGCCAAAGCCATCTGCTTCATCATCAAGATTTTTCCTCATTTTCCAATCATTCTCATCTGTATATTCACTCTTTCGCTCCCGTAGCCCTTGTTTGATTTTTTTCTTGGTGTAATGCCCCATTAACGGTGTTGCGATCGGGTCGGGCAGCACTTCCACTATCGTTCTCCCTTTTGAGATTTGCTCCCCATACTCGTTTGTCCACAGCCCCGCCGGATCCACCCCGTTCACCGGGTCGTCCAGACAATACCCGTACCAGTCCGGGTCGCCGCCCTTGTCCCCGATGGGGTCCGGCGCGGTCCAGCGGCCGGTCCTGACGTCATAGTCGCGCCAGCCGAAGCGGACGAAGCCCAGGTCCCGGTCGTGGAGACCTCCCGCGAAGCCGATGGGCAGGCGATTTAACCGCCCTGCCGGATTGACAGGGCGGTTGTATTATTTGTTATTTCCCCGATTGCGGGATGGAGAACGGAGAATCCAAGCCAGGATGGGAATCCCAACGCCAATGACGATGAGTGAGCCGCCAAACAGTCGAGGATACAGGACAGGGACATCCCAACGATACATTTCCCCTTTGGACACACCGGCCACTCCGATAAAGACAAAGAGGGTTGCCATGGTTATTTCCCACAACTTGATTCGCTTCACCGTCTCTTCCTCCATACATCCACAATTTCCTCTACTCCTTTCCTAACACCACTTCCCGCCACTCCTGCAGGTGTTTGCGGAGGAGGACCCGGATCAAAAAAACCGGATACGAAATCTGCACCGGCCGCGAGCTTATCCGGATGCTGCATGGCCGCCCCTAAAACAGCGGGGGCCCCTTCGACCGCTCCCGCCACCACGATGGGGAGAGCCCCCGCACCTAAGGCGATCGCCGTATATTTTTGCAAATCCTTGTTGGTGGCAAAGGCGTCCGCCGTTTTGCTCAATGCCTTGCCAGCCCCCTTCACGCCCTTGGTAACGGCCTCACCGATACCGGCCGGGGCCTTGTCCCACAGCTTGCCGAAGCCCGCTTCGATTTTCTTCACGCCATCCCAAAATCCGCCTTCCAACCCCGCCGGATCAACCCCGTTCACCGGGTCGTCCAGACAATACCCGTACCAGTCCGGGTCGCCGCCCTTGTCCCCGATGGGGTCCGGCGCGGACCATTTGCCGGTCCTGACGTCGTAATCCCGCCAGCCGAAGCGGACGAAGCCCAGGTCCCGGTCGTGCAGGCCGCCCGCGAAGCCCTTGCTGACGGCCTGGATAGCTATTCCAAGTGTACCTCCGAAGAAAAAAGCATCGATCTTTTTTGGATGCCACGCATATTCAGTTCCTTGACCAAGTTGTTTTCTTTTGTGCTCAGCAGATAGTAAAAATTCAAAAATCCGGGGAGTACAATAATTACATTTTTTATCGTCATGTCCGTGTAGCTAGCCTGCCATATCCTGGCGTAGCGTATCTCATTGAATAATATTCTTCCTTTCCCGAACAATGAATTGTATTCAATGCAATCGTGGCGAAAGCTTTCTGGAAGGACTATACGGGCAAAAAAACGGAGTATAAAGATGCCAATAGGGATGAAAAGGATTGCAAGAGGAGTCGTCGGCAATATAAATACCCCAAAGAAAAGGCAACTCGTCCCGAAAGCGAAAAGAAATATCCTAAAAAACCAAATTGAAAACAGAACGCGGGCTTTTTCTTGCATTTTTCCTCCAAAGGCCGGGAGTATATTTCTCCCGGCCTTCTTTACTCTTTAGCGAATACCTCGTTTAGTCCCAAAGCGTTCGTCCATTCTTTTCCGGATTTGGCCGTCATACCAATCGCCAAATTTTGAAAACGGATTCTCGATGACGATGCTTTTCTCTTGTTTCACATGCGTCTCCATCGGAGGCGACCAGCCCGCACTTACCCCGAGGCTGGCAGATTTTCCGGTATAGCCATCTCCCTTGACCGCTTCCCCGCCCACTTCAGGCTTTAATCCCAAAATGGGAACAACGACTTTCCCACCTGCTTTGTTCGACGTTCCTTCCAACTGGCCTATGTCGGAAGCATTCGTTTTCTGATGAAAGGCTTCTCCTGACAGATTCCACCCGGATGATGCCCCATAGTCCATGAAAAGCTCGACACCGGAAGCTCCCTTTTCGTCAGTTACATAGGCTGCTCCCCCTCCTATGCTTCCGCCAAATCCGTCCAGAGATGCGGATATGCCGCTTCCCTTGGTTTCCAACCCCGCCGGATCAACCCCGTTCACCGGGTCGTCCAAACAATACCCGTACCAGTCCGGGTCGCCGCCCTTGTCCCCGATGGGGTCGGGCGCGGTCCAGCGGCCGGTCCGGACGTCATAGTCGCGCCAGCCGAAGCGGACGAAGCCCAGGTCCCGGTCGTGGAGGCCGCCCGCGAAGCCGAGGGGCAGGCGCAGGCTCGGGTTGGTGTCCTCGATGATCCCGCCAAAGGGATCGTACAGGACCTCCTTTATCACGTTTCCGTCCACGTCGGCAACCACGCGCAGGGAGCCGACCTGGTCATAGAACAGCCCGGCCACGGTCCCGTCGTCGCGGCGCATGGCGTAGGGCGTGCGCTCGCCCTCGCGGTAGGCGAACTCGTAACCGTGCCGCCCGTCGTGGAACGCGGCCAGGCGCACGAAATCGAGCCAATGGTAGACCTCGACCATCTGCCCATTCAGGTACTTGGCCGCGCGCCGCCCGTCACCGTCGTGGGCAAAGGTCAAGGCCTTGCCCCGGCCTTCCTCCTCGGCCTTGAGCAGCCGGTAGTCCGGGCTGTACTCGTACAGGGTGTACACGCCCCTGTCCGACCAGATGGACCGGAAGCCGCGCTCGTCGTGGGAATACTGCCCGGACCCGGCTCGCATCAGCCGGTTGTCCTGAGTATACTGGTAATCCCGATAATTCGGCCCGGTCGTGGCGGGCAGATAGTCCCGCACCCGGCGGCCCTCCCGGTCGTACCAGCACTGGCAGATGACCCGCCCGTCCAGTTTGGCCTCGATCAGCCGTCCGTCCCCGTCATAGGCGTAGGCCCAGACGGACTTCCGCCCCCTGACGGTCTCGATTTTCTCCACAATGTGCCCGTCCGGGTCGCGCCTCAATTCCAGGGTATACGGTATGCTCATTCGGCCTCCGTTGGTTTCGTCCCCGAGGCCCATCCCCGGGAATCCGAACCAGCATACCCCCGGTTTTCGCCAACACCCTGTTTTGTCGAAGAATGACGCCCAAAAGCGCCCGATAAGCATAAAAAAGCAACTTGACAGGGAGTAGGAATGCCTCCGGCGGCCAGGGGGGAAACTTTCGAGAAAGTTTCCCCCCTGGACCCCTCTTCAAAGCTTTTTGGCGCCGCTTCGCGGGGTGGGCACCCCCAACAAAAAGACCTCCGACTCAACATAGAGTCGAAGGCCCTGTCTTACCTCTTTGGAGCGATTCGGGTGCGCAGCACCCGACAGCGGCTCTCTCCCCCGCGCTCGCACTAGGCTTGCGAGAGTGGTGCAGCTGTGCATTTTCTTCCGGCCGGGGCAACCGCAGCGTAGCCGTCTACGTGAGGATTGGCCCGGCCGGAAAAAATGTGCAGATGCGCCGCTATCGCAAGCCGCCCCCCCGTTCTCCGAAGGGAGCCCCCCTAACGTCTTGTCAGTCCGTATTTTTTCAACTTGTACTGAAGGGTCCTGCGACTGATGCCGAGGGCCTCGGCGGTGCGCTCGCGGTGGTTGCCGTTTTCCTCGAGGGCCTGGATGATGGCCTGTTTCTCGGCCTCTTCGAGGTTGGCGGGGGTGGGGGCGGGACGGCCGCCGTGGGTGAATTCCATGTCGATGACGTTTTCGCGCGCCCCGGTGATCTGGGGCGGCAGGAGGTCCGGGCCCAGCGCATCGGAACGGGACAGGATCAGGGCGCGTTCCAGGACGTTCTCCAGTTCGCGCACGTTGCCGGGCCAGTCGTAGCCGGACAGGGCGTCGAGGAAGGCCGGGGTCACGGTGCGGATGATCTTGTTGTTCTTGTTGCCCAGCCGCCGGAGCAGGAAGCTGACCAGGAGCGGCAGGTCCTCCTTGCGCTCGCAGAGCGGCGGGATGCGGATCTCGAGCACGGCCAGCCGGTAGTAGAGGTCCTCGCGGAAACGGCCCGCCTCGACCTCCCGCTTGAGGTTGCGGTTGGTGGCCGCGATGATCCGGGTGTCCACCTGGATGGTGCGCACCGAGCCGAGCGGCTCCACGGTCTTTTCCTGCAGGGCGCGCAGGAGCTTGGCCTGGAGCGCGGCGGGCATCTCGCCGATCTCGTCCAGGAACAGGGTGCCGCCGTCGGCCAGCTGGAACCGGCCGGGCTTGTCCTTGACCGCCCCGGTGAAGGCCCCCTTCTCGTAGCCGAAGAGCTCGGATTCGAGGAGGTCGTCGGGCAGGGCCGCACAGTTGACCTTGATGAGCGGCTTGTCGGCCCGCTGGCTGGCCCGGTGCAGTCCCTCGGCCACCAGCTCCTTGCCGGTGCCGCTCTGGCCCAGGATGAGCACCGTGGCCTCGGTGGGCCCGGCCTGGGCGATGAGGTCACGCACCCGCTCAATGCCGGGGCTCACGCCGATGAAGTCGGGCTCGCCGCCCACCTCGGCGCGCAGCCGGGCGTTTTCGTCCAAAAGCTTGTGGTATTCGAAGGCCTTGCCGAGCACGGCCGTGAGCTCGTCGTTGTCGGCGGGCTTGGTCAGGTAGTCGAAGGCCCCGCGTTTCATGGCGTCCACGGCGCTGCCCACGGAGCCGAAGGCGGTCAGCAGGACCACGGGCATGGAGGGCCGCCGGACCTGGAGCTCCTTGAGCAGCTGCATGCCGTCCATGCCGGGCATCTTCATGTCCACCATGGCCACGTCCGGGTAGGTGTCGGACTCGGCTTCCTCGGCCAGCACGGTCAGGGCGCGCTCGCCGGATTCGGCTTCGAGCACGGTCCAGCCGTCGTCCTCGAGCACGGCGCGGACCATCATCCGATGGCCCGGCTCGTCATCGACGATCAGCGCGATACGTTCTTCGTTCATGATGCTATTCCTTGTCTGCCGTGGGCAGCGGATCGGGGAAGAACAGCTTCATCTCGGTCCCCCGGCCCGGTTCGGATTCGATGATCACGCGGCCCTTGTGGGCGCGCATGATGTTCTGGACGATGGCCAGCCCCAGGCCGGTGCCGGTCTTCTTGCCCGTGACGAAGGGCTTGAACACGTCGTCGCGGATCTCCGGGTCCATGCCCGGTCCGTTGTCGGCCACGATGATCCAGGTGCCCTTGTGGCCGCGCATGGAGACCAGCCGCACGTGGCTAGGCTTGTCGCAGTCGGCGCATCCCCTGAGGGCGTCCAGGCTGTTGGAAATGAGATTGAGCAGGACCTGGCGGAGCGCGTCGGGATCGGCCCAGACCGGCTCGGGCCCGAAGTCGAACTCCGGCTCGATCTGCTTGTCCTCGAAGTCGAAGCGCATGAGCTGCCGGAGGGAGTCCCCGGCCTTGAACATGTCGATGAACATCGGGTCCAGCCGGCGCGGCTTGGCCAGGTAGAGCAGGTCCGTGACCACGCGGTTGAGGCGGTCCGCCTCCTGGACCATGGCCGCGGCGTACTGGTCCAGCGGGGCCTGGCCCTTGAGCTTGGTGGCGAAGAGCTGGGCGAAACCGCGCAGGGAGGACAGCGGGTTGCGCACCTCGTGGGCCACGCCCGCGGCCAGGGAGCCGATGGCGGCCAGCCGCTTGGCCTCGTTCAGGTCCTCCTCCAGGGAGCGAATCTCGGTGCGGTCGCGGATGAGCACCAACCGCTGGGCCTGCTCCGGGGCCTCGTCCTCGTCATGCTCCAGGAAGGGCAGAAAGAGGATCTCCAGCTGGCGGCCCTGGTAGTCGAACTGTTCCCAGTCCACCGGCCCGGACGGCGGGGTCTCGCTGGTCTGGCGGCCGAAGTCGAAGTCCCGCCAGTTGGCCCCGACGATCTCGGGCGGCACGGGCTTGTCCGCGCCCTTTTTCCCGCCCTTGTCCCGCTTGGCGGTCTCGGCCTTGTCGCCCGCTTCCGGGGCGGCCTCCGGGCCGGGCCCGTCGTCGGGCTCCGCCTGCGGCACCGGGGAGAGCAGCTCCAGGGCCGAGCGGTTGGCGGCCAGGATCTCGCCGTCCTCGGCCAGGGTGACCAGGCCGTCGGGCATGTTGTCGAGGAGCTTGTTCTGGAACCGTTCCAGGCGGACGAGCTTGCGGCTCGCGCCCCGGCGGCGCAGGTAGGCGAAGGCCAGGGACCAGAGAACCACGGCGGCCAAGAAGACGTAGCCGGTCTGGTAGGTGGCGGCCTGGCGGTACTGGCGGAACTGGCGCATGTGCTTTTCGGCGTTCAGGCCGACCACCAGGTAGACCCTGGACTGGGCGTCGTCGTCGAACATCATGCCCGGCCCCATGTTCGAGCCCATGTTCGAGCCCATGTTCGGGCCCATGCCCCGGCCCATGCCGTTGCGGCCCTGGCCCCGCTCCTGGGACCCGGCCTCGGGCTCCACCCCGAGCAGCGAGGCGATGCCCGCGCGGACCTGGAGCCCGGACAGGAGCACGCTGGTCTTGTCCACCTCGGCCATGACGTGCCAGGCGCGGCCGGGCTCGATGTCCTCGGCCACGGCGTCGGGCAGCTGGAAGATGGGGTGGTTGTCCTTCTTGACCGAGGTCACGATGGGATGCCCGGCCCTGTCGAACAGGGTGACGAACTCGATGTCCTCGGACTTGGCCAGCTCGGTGAACAGCTCCTCGGTCATGGTCCGGAACAGGGCCGAGGACTGGCCGCCCATGCGGAGGGTCCTGGCGATGCGGAAGATGTTGTTGTCCACGCCGCGCAGGATGGAGTTGCCGGTCATGACCATGTGGTCCTCGACAATCTTGCGCTGCTGGGCGATGGACTGCCAGGTCAGGTAGAGGCT
Proteins encoded:
- a CDS encoding RHS repeat domain-containing protein, with the protein product MSIPYTLELRRDPDGHIVEKIETVRGRKSVWAYAYDGDGRLIEAKLDGRVICQCWYDREGRRVRDYLPATTGPNYRDYQYTQDNRLMRAGSGQYSHDERGFRSIWSDRGVYTLYEYSPDYRLLKAEEEGRGKALTFAHDGDGRRAAKYLNGQMVEVYHWLDFVRLAAFHDGRHGYEFAYREGERTPYAMRRDDGTVAGLFYDQVGSLRVVADVDGNVIKEVLYDPFGGIIEDTNPSLRLPLGFAGGLHDRDLGFVRFGWRDYDVRTGRWTAPDPIGDKGGDPDWYGYCLDDPVNGVDPAGLETKGSGISASLDGFGGSIGGGAAYVTDEKGASGVELFMDYGASSGWNLSGEAFHQKTNASDIGQLEGTSNKAGGKVVVPILGLKPEVGGEAVKGDGYTGKSASLGVSAGWSPPMETHVKQEKSIVIENPFSKFGDWYDGQIRKRMDERFGTKRGIR
- a CDS encoding sigma-54-dependent transcriptional regulator: MNEERIALIVDDEPGHRMMVRAVLEDDGWTVLEAESGERALTVLAEEAESDTYPDVAMVDMKMPGMDGMQLLKELQVRRPSMPVVLLTAFGSVGSAVDAMKRGAFDYLTKPADNDELTAVLGKAFEYHKLLDENARLRAEVGGEPDFIGVSPGIERVRDLIAQAGPTEATVLILGQSGTGKELVAEGLHRASQRADKPLIKVNCAALPDDLLESELFGYEKGAFTGAVKDKPGRFQLADGGTLFLDEIGEMPAALQAKLLRALQEKTVEPLGSVRTIQVDTRIIAATNRNLKREVEAGRFREDLYYRLAVLEIRIPPLCERKEDLPLLVSFLLRRLGNKNNKIIRTVTPAFLDALSGYDWPGNVRELENVLERALILSRSDALGPDLLPPQITGARENVIDMEFTHGGRPAPTPANLEEAEKQAIIQALEENGNHRERTAEALGISRRTLQYKLKKYGLTRR
- a CDS encoding two-component system sensor histidine kinase NtrB, which produces MEVVHPEGREKGPLVALVLALIVLGLGSLYLTWQSIAQQRKIVEDHMVMTGNSILRGVDNNIFRIARTLRMGGQSSALFRTMTEELFTELAKSEDIEFVTLFDRAGHPIVTSVKKDNHPIFQLPDAVAEDIEPGRAWHVMAEVDKTSVLLSGLQVRAGIASLLGVEPEAGSQERGQGRNGMGRGMGPNMGSNMGSNMGPGMMFDDDAQSRVYLVVGLNAEKHMRQFRQYRQAATYQTGYVFLAAVVLWSLAFAYLRRRGASRKLVRLERFQNKLLDNMPDGLVTLAEDGEILAANRSALELLSPVPQAEPDDGPGPEAAPEAGDKAETAKRDKGGKKGADKPVPPEIVGANWRDFDFGRQTSETPPSGPVDWEQFDYQGRQLEILFLPFLEHDEDEAPEQAQRLVLIRDRTEIRSLEEDLNEAKRLAAIGSLAAGVAHEVRNPLSSLRGFAQLFATKLKGQAPLDQYAAAMVQEADRLNRVVTDLLYLAKPRRLDPMFIDMFKAGDSLRQLMRFDFEDKQIEPEFDFGPEPVWADPDALRQVLLNLISNSLDALRGCADCDKPSHVRLVSMRGHKGTWIIVADNGPGMDPEIRDDVFKPFVTGKKTGTGLGLAIVQNIMRAHKGRVIIESEPGRGTEMKLFFPDPLPTADKE